A genomic stretch from Desulfotignum balticum DSM 7044 includes:
- the aroE gene encoding shikimate dehydrogenase, whose protein sequence is MIPVNADTRLFCVLGNPVSHSKSPLIHNQAFADHQIDAVYLAFAPSDIQKAMDAVRQFDIQGVSVTIPFKQKVIPFLDKIDDEASAIGAVNTIVNQNGVLSGYNTDSFAAIAPLKDAQISGKTVLIIGAGGAARAVAFGIHAHKGNLLITNRSQDKGRALAARYNADFYPMEAIRHLRPDIIINTTSLGMTPGENVLSCPEDCLTSETLVMDVVYTPLETRLISAARQKGCHVVDGLTMFIAQAAAQFELWTGILPDTKKMRHTILTHPDFQTQ, encoded by the coding sequence ATGATACCCGTCAATGCAGATACCCGGCTATTCTGTGTGCTGGGCAACCCGGTGTCCCATTCCAAAAGCCCTTTGATTCACAATCAGGCTTTTGCCGACCATCAGATCGATGCCGTGTACCTGGCGTTTGCGCCCAGTGATATCCAAAAAGCCATGGATGCGGTCCGGCAATTTGATATTCAGGGTGTTTCCGTGACCATTCCCTTTAAACAGAAAGTGATCCCCTTTCTGGATAAAATCGATGATGAAGCCTCGGCCATTGGTGCGGTCAACACCATTGTCAACCAGAACGGCGTGCTTTCCGGGTACAACACCGACAGTTTTGCCGCCATTGCTCCGTTAAAGGATGCACAGATCTCCGGCAAAACCGTGCTGATCATCGGGGCAGGGGGGGCGGCCCGGGCCGTGGCTTTCGGTATTCATGCGCACAAAGGAAACCTGTTGATCACCAACCGGTCCCAGGATAAGGGCAGGGCACTGGCCGCCCGCTATAACGCTGATTTTTATCCCATGGAAGCCATCAGACACCTTCGCCCGGATATCATCATCAACACCACATCTTTGGGCATGACCCCTGGAGAAAATGTATTGTCCTGTCCAGAAGACTGCCTGACTTCTGAAACACTGGTGATGGATGTGGTGTATACCCCTTTGGAAACCCGTCTGATCTCTGCGGCCAGACAAAAAGGGTGTCATGTGGTGGACGGGCTGACCATGTTCATTGCCCAGGCCGCGGCCCAGTTTGAGCTGTGGACGGGGATTTTGCCGGACACAAAAAAAATGCGGCACACGATTCTCACCCATCCGGACTTTCAGACCCAATAA
- the aroC gene encoding chorismate synthase — translation MSGSSFGKAFHITTFGESHGPGIGVVIQGCPPGLRLDESMIQADLDKRRPGQGVGGTRRKEPDHPVILSGVFQGRTTGTPLTVFIQNKDAKSSAYSDIANLYRPGHGDFTYQKKYGIRDYRGGGRASARETAARVAAGAVARKILDRHGVKIDSFTRAIGGITVQQFDADAIEKNELRCPDMAAARAMAAHIASVKKKGDSLGGVVEIRAVHVPTGIGDPVFDKLDADIAKAIMGIGAVKAVEIGSGINAPGMTGSENNDSMDETGFLSNHSGGILAGISTGEPIIVRVHVKPIPSIRLDQKTLDQDGRPAVISTRGRHDICAVPRINMVCESMLALVLTDHVLRQKTLL, via the coding sequence ATGTCCGGATCTAGCTTTGGCAAAGCATTTCACATCACCACATTCGGCGAATCCCATGGCCCGGGTATCGGGGTGGTGATCCAGGGATGCCCACCGGGACTGCGCCTGGATGAATCCATGATTCAGGCGGATTTGGACAAACGCAGGCCCGGGCAGGGGGTCGGCGGCACCCGGCGCAAAGAACCGGACCATCCAGTGATCCTGTCCGGCGTGTTTCAAGGCCGGACCACAGGCACGCCCTTGACTGTTTTCATTCAGAACAAGGATGCCAAATCCAGTGCTTACTCCGATATTGCAAATCTGTACCGGCCCGGACACGGGGATTTTACCTACCAGAAAAAATACGGCATTCGGGATTACCGGGGCGGGGGCCGGGCATCGGCCCGGGAAACCGCAGCCCGGGTGGCGGCCGGAGCTGTGGCCCGAAAAATTCTGGACCGGCACGGAGTGAAAATCGACAGTTTTACCCGGGCGATCGGTGGGATCACTGTGCAGCAATTTGATGCCGATGCCATTGAAAAAAATGAACTGCGATGTCCGGATATGGCAGCGGCCCGGGCCATGGCCGCGCACATTGCATCAGTGAAAAAAAAGGGAGATTCCCTGGGCGGTGTGGTGGAAATCCGGGCGGTGCATGTGCCGACCGGCATCGGAGATCCGGTGTTTGATAAACTGGATGCCGACATTGCCAAAGCCATAATGGGCATCGGTGCCGTCAAAGCGGTGGAAATCGGTTCCGGTATCAACGCGCCCGGCATGACCGGTTCTGAAAACAATGATTCCATGGATGAGACCGGGTTTCTGTCCAATCACAGCGGGGGAATTCTGGCAGGCATTTCCACCGGAGAACCCATCATTGTCCGGGTGCATGTCAAACCCATCCCCTCCATCCGGCTGGATCAGAAAACCCTGGACCAGGATGGACGTCCCGCTGTCATCTCCACCCGGGGCCGGCATGACATCTGTGCTGTTCCCCGAATTAACATGGTCTGTGAGTCCATGCTGGCGCTGGTACTCACAGACCATGTGCTGCGTCAAAAAACGCTGTTATGA
- the aroL gene encoding shikimate kinase AroL, with amino-acid sequence MPCNLILIGYRCCGKTSVGKLLTDLLNYDFVDTDICIESNCRSSIDVLVADKGWAYFRQKETQVLEQVLQGNNQVIATGGGMVLAPENRALMKTNGFVIWLAADVTTIVQRLETDPQTQATRPRFTSRSLTDETRDTLAQRIPFYKKLADMTVDTTVHPPQHIAEIIKRRLDHVRI; translated from the coding sequence ATGCCCTGTAATCTGATTCTCATCGGATATCGCTGCTGCGGAAAAACAAGCGTGGGAAAGTTGTTGACTGACCTGCTGAATTATGATTTTGTGGATACGGATATCTGTATTGAGTCCAACTGCCGGTCAAGTATCGATGTTCTGGTGGCAGACAAAGGATGGGCTTATTTCAGGCAGAAAGAAACACAAGTTTTAGAACAGGTCCTGCAAGGAAACAACCAGGTCATTGCCACGGGCGGGGGCATGGTGCTGGCACCGGAGAACCGGGCATTGATGAAAACAAATGGATTTGTGATATGGCTTGCCGCAGATGTGACCACCATTGTCCAGCGTCTGGAAACAGACCCCCAGACACAGGCCACCCGGCCCCGGTTCACATCCCGGTCTTTGACGGATGAAACCAGAGATACCCTGGCCCAACGAATCCCATTCTATAAAAAGTTGGCGGACATGACCGTGGATACCACGGTTCATCCCCCGCAGCACATTGCAGAAATCATCAAAAGGAGACTTGATCATGTCCGGATCTAG
- a CDS encoding hemolysin family protein produces MTLNVTLLVICLVLSGFFSSSETALFSISKIKACHVAKDGSKTGQLIVKMKKDPHTLLTTILIGNNLANIGGASLATSIAITCFESNAVGIATGVMTLMILVFGEIFPKSFATQNNVLVARMVIFPLYWLSRIFFPLVLILNYIPKLYGSINPAYHTVTEDELMTMVEVVEEEGEIKEAEKEYITNIFEFDDTSCSEIMTPRADMFVVDTVEKLDIPAILSTGYSRIPVIEHSIDNVIGILHIKNLFADYQKLSMSDEPIDSLDIKAIMKKPYFIPESKKLDSLLQEFKAKKSHMAIVVDEHGGVAGLVTLEDVVEEIFGEIIDETDRMVPDIVRLKDNKWLVAGRINVEDLNKEIDINIPESVSYDTISGFFLEQIDRIPQPGESVIIDRWTATVKDMDGNRIQSFIVKKEG; encoded by the coding sequence ATGACATTGAATGTAACATTGCTGGTGATTTGCCTGGTGTTGTCCGGTTTTTTTTCATCATCCGAAACCGCGCTGTTTTCCATTTCAAAAATCAAAGCCTGTCATGTGGCCAAGGACGGTTCTAAAACCGGTCAGTTGATCGTAAAAATGAAAAAAGATCCCCATACACTGCTGACCACGATCCTTATCGGCAACAACCTGGCAAACATCGGAGGGGCTTCTCTGGCAACATCCATTGCCATCACCTGTTTCGAGTCCAATGCCGTGGGCATTGCCACCGGGGTCATGACGCTCATGATTCTGGTGTTCGGAGAGATCTTTCCCAAATCTTTTGCCACCCAGAACAATGTGCTGGTGGCCCGAATGGTTATTTTTCCGCTGTACTGGCTGTCCAGAATCTTCTTTCCTCTGGTGCTGATTCTCAATTACATTCCTAAATTGTATGGATCGATCAATCCGGCCTATCATACGGTGACCGAAGACGAACTCATGACCATGGTGGAAGTCGTGGAAGAAGAAGGGGAAATCAAGGAAGCGGAAAAAGAATACATCACCAATATTTTTGAATTCGATGATACATCCTGCAGTGAAATCATGACGCCCAGGGCGGATATGTTCGTGGTGGATACCGTGGAAAAACTGGACATCCCCGCCATTCTGTCAACCGGATATTCCCGGATTCCGGTGATTGAACACAGTATTGACAATGTGATCGGAATTCTGCATATCAAAAATCTGTTTGCTGATTATCAGAAGCTCTCAATGTCTGATGAACCCATTGATTCCCTGGATATCAAAGCGATCATGAAAAAACCTTATTTCATTCCCGAATCCAAGAAACTGGACTCACTGCTACAGGAATTCAAGGCCAAAAAAAGTCACATGGCCATTGTGGTGGATGAGCACGGGGGTGTGGCCGGCCTGGTAACTCTCGAGGATGTGGTGGAGGAAATTTTCGGAGAGATCATTGATGAAACCGACCGAATGGTACCGGACATCGTACGTCTCAAGGACAACAAATGGCTGGTGGCCGGACGGATCAATGTGGAGGACCTGAACAAGGAAATAGACATCAATATCCCGGAATCCGTCAGCTACGACACGATTTCCGGATTTTTTCTCGAACAGATCGACCGGATTCCCCAACCGGGGGAATCCGTGATTATTGACCGGTGGACGGCAACGGTCAAAGACATGGACGGCAATCGCATCCAGTCTTTTATTGTCAAAAAAGAGGGATGA
- the aroA gene encoding 3-phosphoshikimate 1-carboxyvinyltransferase: MKQLYPKHPLPRIVTVPGSKSISHRMLICAALCRGTCGIRNLLDSQDIGLTLHALACMGAKIEKISSDTVNVTGFAGHPVPFADPIYLGNSGTSMRLLAGIAGLGTSPYTLTGDARMCARPMKELLDALTLLEIRAESESHQGFPPVIIQGGHRHGGTTRLDCSKSSQYLSALLMISPFMTHGLTIDLAGPPVSSPYIDLTLDVMKQFQVTGYRINDTTYQVPGGQPYIPGDHVVEPDLSNAGYFWAAGAITGQKIGVAHIRPDSLQGDLKQIHILEKMGCDLFFENQGVSVKGRHLHAVDVDMSDTPDAVPAIAVVAAFAQGTTRIRNIRHLREKECDRIDAVTSQLEKMGIQTDQGEDWLSVTGGVPKGDVINTFNDHRIAMAFAVAGLKVPGIQIENETCVGKSFPGFWDIFDAL, encoded by the coding sequence ATGAAACAATTGTATCCCAAACACCCCTTACCCCGGATCGTCACCGTGCCGGGATCCAAAAGCATTTCCCACCGGATGCTCATCTGCGCGGCCCTGTGCCGCGGCACCTGCGGTATCCGAAACCTGCTGGACTCCCAGGATATCGGTTTGACCCTGCATGCATTGGCCTGTATGGGCGCAAAAATTGAAAAAATTTCTTCCGACACGGTAAATGTCACCGGATTTGCCGGTCATCCCGTGCCGTTTGCAGATCCCATCTATCTGGGCAACTCCGGCACTTCCATGCGTCTGCTAGCCGGCATTGCCGGGCTCGGCACCTCGCCTTACACCTTGACCGGTGATGCCCGCATGTGTGCCCGGCCCATGAAGGAACTGCTGGATGCTTTGACGCTCCTGGAAATCCGCGCGGAATCCGAATCTCACCAGGGATTCCCCCCCGTGATCATCCAGGGCGGTCACCGTCACGGGGGCACCACCCGGCTGGACTGCTCAAAAAGCAGTCAATATCTGTCTGCCCTGCTGATGATCAGCCCGTTCATGACCCATGGGTTGACCATTGATCTGGCCGGCCCACCTGTATCTTCTCCATATATCGACCTGACTCTGGATGTGATGAAACAGTTTCAGGTGACAGGTTATCGCATCAACGACACCACGTACCAGGTTCCCGGAGGACAGCCATACATCCCCGGTGATCATGTGGTGGAGCCCGATCTGTCCAATGCCGGGTATTTCTGGGCGGCCGGCGCCATTACCGGACAAAAGATCGGGGTGGCCCATATCCGGCCGGATTCCCTTCAGGGGGATTTGAAACAGATTCATATTCTGGAAAAAATGGGATGTGACCTGTTTTTTGAAAACCAGGGCGTGTCTGTGAAAGGCCGGCACCTGCATGCCGTGGATGTGGACATGTCCGACACCCCGGATGCCGTGCCGGCCATTGCCGTGGTGGCGGCGTTTGCCCAAGGCACCACCCGGATACGCAATATCCGGCATTTGCGGGAAAAAGAGTGCGACCGAATCGATGCCGTGACATCCCAGCTTGAAAAAATGGGGATCCAGACGGATCAGGGGGAGGACTGGCTCTCAGTGACGGGAGGGGTGCCCAAGGGGGATGTCATCAACACCTTCAACGATCATCGCATTGCCATGGCGTTTGCTGTGGCCGGTCTGAAGGTGCCGGGCATACAGATTGAAAATGAAACCTGTGTGGGAAAATCCTTTCCCGGGTTCTGGGATATATTCGATGCCCTGTAA
- a CDS encoding TolC family protein, which yields MKIHGLIVFVCLAMAVYKPVSAGETAHYTLNDLCRAANENAEQIKIAEQDVMIARQEKQRARSVLIPRATAFGSYTRYKDTNVVSPNTASAGIRLNQSFTLNGRELIAYDVAKKGIETNAYTLEALRSSYLLEVALAYFDALEAKRMLEIAQADVERLQTHKQAVEEKLRVGSVTRTDLFRAEAELSRAKSDRETAQNSVVQTRAYIVRITGIDTKFSISETDIQARDPIETSLAQIQSQALANRFEIKSAQKNLEITDQTIQYEKGEYWPQLNLETGYRKSDVSYGSSIIGMNTGSSNEEAYALAELQFTLFDGGLRRAQIRQAEAKRNQADQMLNQARNDIILESRVAFSEYETAQKTLINLADELTSARENYQAVQMQYQYGMADIVDMMDANTLLVQSERRISNARYALYQTMYRLFYTQGMLPAHVLE from the coding sequence ATGAAAATACACGGGTTGATCGTGTTTGTCTGCCTGGCAATGGCTGTTTATAAGCCTGTGTCTGCCGGAGAAACAGCGCATTATACGTTAAATGATCTATGCCGGGCCGCCAATGAGAATGCGGAACAAATCAAAATTGCTGAACAGGATGTGATGATCGCCCGTCAGGAAAAACAGCGGGCCAGATCGGTTTTGATTCCCCGGGCCACTGCATTCGGCAGCTATACCCGGTACAAGGATACCAACGTGGTTTCTCCGAACACGGCATCGGCCGGTATCCGGCTTAACCAGTCCTTTACGCTGAACGGCAGGGAACTGATTGCCTATGACGTGGCCAAAAAAGGCATTGAAACCAATGCCTATACCCTGGAGGCCCTTCGGTCATCTTATCTGCTTGAAGTGGCTTTGGCGTATTTTGACGCGCTGGAGGCCAAACGCATGCTGGAAATCGCCCAGGCGGATGTTGAGCGGTTACAGACCCACAAACAGGCGGTTGAAGAAAAACTGCGGGTCGGCAGTGTTACCAGAACGGATCTTTTCCGGGCGGAAGCGGAATTGTCCCGGGCAAAATCAGACCGGGAGACAGCACAAAACAGTGTGGTTCAAACCAGGGCGTATATTGTCCGGATCACTGGGATTGACACAAAATTTTCCATTTCCGAAACCGATATCCAGGCCAGAGACCCAATCGAAACGTCTCTTGCGCAGATCCAGTCCCAGGCGCTGGCAAACCGGTTTGAGATCAAGTCTGCTCAGAAAAACCTGGAAATCACCGACCAGACCATCCAATATGAAAAAGGAGAATACTGGCCTCAACTGAATTTGGAAACCGGATACCGAAAATCAGATGTTTCCTATGGCAGTTCCATTATTGGCATGAACACAGGCTCCAGTAATGAAGAAGCCTATGCCCTGGCGGAACTTCAATTCACCTTGTTTGACGGCGGGTTGAGAAGGGCTCAGATCCGACAGGCCGAAGCAAAGCGAAATCAGGCCGACCAGATGTTGAACCAGGCCCGAAACGATATTATACTGGAATCCAGGGTGGCATTTTCCGAGTATGAAACCGCCCAAAAAACGTTGATCAACCTGGCGGATGAACTGACATCTGCCCGGGAAAATTATCAGGCCGTTCAGATGCAGTACCAGTACGGCATGGCGGATATCGTTGATATGATGGATGCAAACACCCTTTTGGTACAATCCGAACGCCGGATATCCAATGCCCGGTACGCCCTGTATCAGACCATGTACCGGTTGTTTTATACCCAGGGAATGTTGCCGGCCCACGTACTTGAATGA